In the Deltaproteobacteria bacterium genome, one interval contains:
- a CDS encoding energy-coupling factor transporter ATPase, translating into MIRVENLFYRYETKNDQVLNGISMEIEQGKHIGVIGPNGCGKTTLVRHLNGLLAPTSGEIWVDGMDTRDPVDVQKIRHRVGMVFQNPDSQIVGMSVEEDVSFGPGNLRLPPLEIQKRVEESLATVGMEGFARRPPHTLSNGEKQLVAIAGVLAMEPRHIIFDEPTTYLDPSARERVLQVITGLNEQGITIVHVTHDMDAIAKADEIIVVHEGRIALRARPAEVFARVEWLRDLGIGIPRVTEVMWRLRQKGVNVRTDIFSVEDACSELAALIRPQTG; encoded by the coding sequence ATGATCAGGGTGGAGAATCTCTTTTACCGGTATGAGACAAAGAATGACCAGGTTCTCAACGGCATTTCCATGGAAATTGAACAGGGGAAACACATCGGCGTCATCGGGCCGAACGGGTGCGGGAAAACCACGTTGGTCCGGCATCTCAACGGCCTCCTGGCCCCGACATCCGGGGAGATATGGGTCGATGGCATGGATACCAGGGACCCTGTGGACGTCCAGAAGATTCGTCATCGGGTGGGGATGGTGTTTCAGAATCCGGACAGCCAGATCGTCGGCATGAGCGTGGAGGAAGACGTCTCTTTCGGCCCGGGCAACCTGCGACTCCCTCCCCTTGAAATACAAAAGAGGGTGGAGGAGTCCCTTGCCACGGTGGGGATGGAAGGCTTTGCCCGAAGGCCGCCCCACACCCTTTCGAACGGGGAAAAGCAACTGGTGGCCATTGCAGGGGTTCTGGCCATGGAACCGAGGCATATCATCTTCGACGAACCCACGACCTATCTGGATCCATCCGCCCGGGAAAGGGTCCTGCAGGTCATCACCGGATTGAATGAACAGGGGATTACGATCGTGCATGTGACCCACGACATGGATGCGATCGCTAAGGCGGATGAGATAATTGTAGTCCATGAGGGGAGGATAGCCCTGCGGGCAAGACCGGCGGAGGTGTTTGCCCGTGTGGAATGGCTCAGAGATCTTGGTATCGGCATCCCAAGGGTTACGGAAGTAATGTGGCGCTTAAGACAGAAGGGGGTGAATGTGCGTACCGATATCTTCTCCGTAGAGGACGCCTGTTCGGAACTGGCCGCCTTGATCAGGCCTCAGACCGGTTAG
- a CDS encoding energy-coupling factor transporter transmembrane protein EcfT: MHIGQYIPGDSLIHRLDPRVKIASTIALSILILRGGVPTAALVSTFLIVLVALSRLGITAVAKAFRPVLAFFALLFFVHLFFTEGTPIPPFPPWAVTPTYEGLYRGIITTWQFALLILSASLLTLATLPTELVSGIERLLRPLQRLGVPSHDLAMMVSIALRFVPTFLEEIDRIKTAQMARGASFGSGPVLRRALAALSLLLPLVLSAFRRADELVTAMEARGYRRGPRTYMRGLTMRRADYVAVMVMMGMICLHFVSV; this comes from the coding sequence ATGCATATAGGACAGTATATTCCCGGCGATTCATTGATCCATCGATTGGATCCGAGGGTTAAAATCGCTTCGACCATCGCCTTAAGTATATTGATCTTGAGGGGGGGGGTGCCTACGGCGGCCTTGGTGAGCACATTTTTAATCGTCCTGGTTGCGTTATCCCGTCTCGGGATCACCGCTGTGGCCAAGGCCTTCAGGCCGGTCCTGGCCTTCTTTGCGCTCCTCTTCTTTGTTCATCTTTTTTTCACGGAAGGAACCCCGATTCCCCCGTTTCCTCCGTGGGCAGTGACTCCGACGTACGAAGGTCTTTACAGGGGAATCATCACCACGTGGCAGTTCGCCCTCCTTATATTAAGCGCATCTCTCCTTACCCTGGCCACATTGCCGACGGAACTGGTCAGCGGCATCGAAAGACTCCTCCGGCCTCTCCAGCGGCTGGGGGTCCCCTCCCACGATCTGGCCATGATGGTATCCATCGCGTTGAGATTTGTGCCCACATTTCTTGAGGAGATCGACAGGATCAAAACGGCACAGATGGCCAGGGGGGCCAGTTTCGGGTCCGGTCCAGTTCTTCGCAGGGCCCTGGCCGCCCTATCCCTGTTGCTGCCCCTGGTGTTGAGCGCTTTTCGCAGGGCGGACGAACTCGTGACGGCCATGGAGGCACGGGGGTACCGAAGGGGCCCTCGCACCTATATGAGGGGACTGACCATGCGCAGGGCGGATTATGTGGCCGTGATGGTGATGATGGGAATGATATGTCTTCATTTCGTCAGCGTGTGA
- a CDS encoding rubrerythrin family protein: MSENTEKNLAYAFAAESKAAVRNDAFAKKAEEDGYPQIARLFRAVSDAESVHARRYLRLMRGKIGSTEENIETAFQNEIKANVEEYPKLIKDASDEGKESVSNAFSQSRDVESRHADLYKKAMTDMLAERHTVYYVCQVCGYVSEDEAPENCPVCGAVKQKFKAVD; encoded by the coding sequence ATGTCTGAAAATACGGAAAAAAATCTCGCCTATGCGTTTGCCGCCGAGTCCAAGGCCGCGGTGCGAAACGACGCCTTTGCCAAGAAGGCCGAGGAGGACGGCTACCCCCAGATTGCACGTCTCTTTCGGGCCGTATCCGACGCGGAATCGGTCCACGCCCGCAGGTACCTGCGGCTGATGCGCGGCAAGATCGGCTCTACCGAAGAGAATATCGAAACCGCTTTTCAGAACGAGATCAAGGCCAATGTGGAAGAATACCCCAAACTCATCAAGGATGCATCGGATGAAGGGAAGGAGAGCGTATCGAATGCCTTCTCCCAGTCCCGCGACGTGGAAAGCCGCCATGCCGACCTTTACAAAAAGGCCATGACCGACATGCTGGCGGAACGACACACCGTCTATTATGTCTGTCAGGTCTGTGGATATGTCAGCGAGGACGAGGCCCCGGAGAACTGCCCTGTCTGCGGCGCGGTAAAACAGAAATTCAAGGCCGTGGATTAA
- a CDS encoding ferritin family protein, with translation MSFQSVEEIVRFAIDKEQEAIDFYEDASSQESYSGAKQAFEDFAKEERKHKSLLEGLLTGETKLSEYKFEWITDIKRSNYIEDMKYEKGMGYPDILRLAMKREEKSLQLYRDLSEKTDNAELLKVLKLLRQEEAKHKLALETLYDDHMAEMGD, from the coding sequence ATGAGCTTTCAATCCGTTGAAGAAATTGTTCGCTTTGCCATCGACAAAGAGCAGGAGGCTATCGATTTTTACGAAGATGCCAGCAGCCAGGAAAGCTATTCAGGGGCCAAGCAAGCCTTTGAGGATTTCGCCAAAGAGGAACGGAAACACAAGTCCCTGTTGGAAGGTCTGCTCACAGGTGAAACCAAGTTGTCCGAGTATAAATTTGAATGGATTACCGATATCAAGCGAAGCAATTATATCGAGGATATGAAATACGAAAAGGGGATGGGCTATCCTGATATTCTGAGACTTGCCATGAAACGGGAAGAAAAATCCCTTCAACTCTATAGAGATCTGTCCGAAAAGACAGATAATGCGGAACTGCTCAAGGTATTGAAGCTATTGCGCCAGGAGGAGGCCAAACACAAGCTGGCCCTCGAAACACTCTACGACGATCACATGGCCGAGATGGGAGATTAG
- a CDS encoding FAD-dependent oxidoreductase — protein sequence MTDYLIVGNGVAGTTAAETIRKQDKNGSILTLTDEDLPFYYRIRLSEFLTGDLSDQNLVAKEESWYQDQEIKLRLNARVVNAEPREKTVILKNGERISYDSLLVATGSHSFIPPIKGADKKGVFTLRSIQDARDILDYGKEIGEVVLIGGGLLGLEAGNALRKGGKRVKVIEFFPRLLPRQLDVEGANRLRKMLEGMGFSFKLGAKTEEIIGEDRVDGVLLEGGEKLSAEMIIISAGVRPNLELAESLGLDRDKGIRVNERMETSQSGVYAAGDVAEFNGIPYGIWPAAAEQGKIAGGNMAGGDMIYKGTTMVNTLKVAGVDLASAGNIDADNALEARVITGEGVYKKIVMDNGRIVGCIMLGDTKGFTKITRAIADKLNLSQIDDPAVVKGFQ from the coding sequence ATGACCGATTATCTGATTGTGGGAAATGGCGTTGCCGGGACCACTGCCGCGGAAACCATTCGAAAGCAGGATAAAAACGGGTCTATCCTTACCCTAACGGATGAGGACCTCCCCTTCTATTACAGGATCCGGCTGAGCGAGTTCCTGACAGGGGACCTGTCCGATCAGAATCTGGTGGCGAAAGAGGAATCGTGGTACCAGGATCAGGAAATCAAGCTGAGGCTGAACGCCCGGGTGGTGAACGCAGAACCACGAGAAAAGACAGTCATCCTGAAGAACGGGGAGAGGATTTCCTATGACTCGCTCTTAGTCGCCACAGGTAGTCATTCCTTTATTCCGCCCATTAAGGGTGCGGACAAAAAGGGGGTGTTTACCCTCCGTTCCATTCAGGATGCGCGCGACATCTTGGACTATGGCAAAGAGATCGGGGAGGTGGTCCTGATCGGGGGCGGCCTTCTCGGTCTAGAGGCAGGAAATGCCCTTCGGAAAGGGGGGAAAAGGGTGAAGGTCATAGAGTTCTTCCCCCGGCTCCTCCCAAGGCAACTGGACGTGGAAGGGGCGAACAGGCTCCGGAAGATGTTGGAGGGGATGGGGTTTTCTTTCAAGCTGGGGGCCAAGACGGAGGAAATCATTGGAGAAGATCGCGTGGATGGCGTTCTCCTGGAAGGCGGCGAAAAATTGTCGGCAGAGATGATAATCATTTCCGCAGGCGTGCGTCCTAACCTGGAGTTGGCTGAATCACTGGGTCTCGACCGGGATAAGGGTATCCGGGTAAATGAACGGATGGAGACGAGCCAATCCGGAGTCTATGCGGCAGGCGACGTGGCTGAATTCAACGGAATCCCCTACGGCATATGGCCGGCGGCAGCGGAGCAGGGAAAGATAGCCGGAGGGAACATGGCAGGAGGAGATATGATATATAAAGGGACCACCATGGTCAACACCCTTAAGGTGGCCGGAGTGGATCTGGCCTCTGCCGGCAATATCGATGCCGACAATGCACTGGAGGCCCGGGTTATCACGGGTGAAGGGGTTTACAAAAAAATCGTCATGGATAACGGGCGGATTGTCGGCTGCATCATGCTGGGGGATACAAAGGGGTTTACAAAGATCACCCGGGCGATTGCGGATAAGCTGAACCTTTCTCAGATAGACGATCCAGCGGTGGTAAAAGGATTTCAATGA
- the mutY gene encoding A/G-specific adenine glycosylase, with protein sequence MTNKQLQHFQKALTGWYATNKRELPWRNTTDPYGIWVSEVMLQQTQVNTVLPFYEVFLRRFPDIHALAGATQQEVLKSWEGLGYYARARNLFKAAGKVVRQYKGMVPEDWEDFRKLPGVGDYIAAAVLSMAFEKSYPVVDGNVKRVLSRLLLMEDPVNQPASDKHFRLAALKILDCRKPGTFNQAMMELGAMVCRPRQALCTRCPVHDLCLAYQGGRVTEFPKRVKKGPIPLHAVAVGVVFKNGRVLITRRKSEGLLGGLWEFPGGKIREGEMPETACVRELKEEANLTIKVDSPLCSIRHAYTHFRIVMDVFCCSHVSGRVRLNGPVDHRWISLRRLEDYPFPRANHKFMPRLQEYARHKAR encoded by the coding sequence GTGACAAATAAGCAGCTCCAGCATTTTCAAAAGGCACTGACCGGATGGTACGCGACCAACAAGAGGGAATTGCCGTGGCGAAACACAACAGACCCTTATGGCATCTGGGTTTCCGAGGTTATGCTGCAACAGACCCAGGTCAACACGGTGTTGCCGTTTTATGAAGTCTTTTTGCGGCGTTTCCCAGACATTCACGCCTTGGCCGGAGCGACTCAACAGGAGGTCCTGAAGTCCTGGGAAGGACTGGGGTATTATGCCCGTGCCCGCAATCTCTTCAAGGCCGCAGGGAAGGTCGTCCGGCAATACAAAGGAATGGTTCCGGAAGACTGGGAAGACTTTCGGAAACTGCCCGGCGTAGGGGATTACATTGCAGCAGCCGTACTCAGTATGGCCTTTGAAAAATCATATCCGGTGGTGGACGGCAATGTGAAGCGCGTCCTTTCCCGTCTCCTCCTCATGGAAGACCCGGTAAATCAGCCGGCGTCTGATAAGCACTTCCGCCTGGCCGCCCTAAAGATCCTGGACTGCCGGAAACCGGGAACCTTCAACCAGGCCATGATGGAGCTGGGGGCCATGGTCTGCAGACCGCGGCAGGCACTGTGCACCAGGTGCCCGGTGCATGATCTCTGTCTCGCATATCAGGGGGGTCGCGTCACGGAATTTCCAAAGAGGGTGAAAAAAGGACCGATACCCCTGCATGCGGTTGCGGTAGGTGTCGTATTCAAAAATGGGCGGGTACTCATCACCCGCCGAAAATCGGAAGGATTGCTGGGGGGGCTGTGGGAATTTCCAGGGGGAAAAATCCGAGAGGGAGAAATGCCCGAGACTGCCTGTGTGAGAGAGCTCAAAGAGGAGGCCAATCTGACCATCAAAGTGGATTCCCCCCTCTGCAGCATCAGGCACGCATACACCCATTTCAGGATCGTGATGGACGTCTTCTGCTGTTCGCATGTCTCCGGAAGGGTCCGGCTGAACGGTCCGGTGGATCATCGCTGGATCTCCCTCCGCAGGCTGGAGGATTATCCCTTTCCCAGGGCCAATCATAAATTCATGCCTCGTTTGCAGGAATATGCCCGTCATAAGGCGAGATAA
- the msrA gene encoding peptide-methionine (S)-S-oxide reductase MsrA has translation MDSHENWLETATFAGGCFWCMEADFKKVEGVITVVSGYTGGHTENPTYGEVCHGDTGHVEAVQVHYDPKKISYEKLLDIFWRHVDPTDARGQFVDRGTQYRTAVFYHNDRQRELAEISKQSLDRSGKFDSPIVTDILPLATFYPAEDYHQDYHKKDPMQYRQYRLGSGRDRFIQKIWDTPEKGAEKGR, from the coding sequence ATGGATTCGCATGAAAACTGGCTGGAAACCGCCACCTTTGCAGGGGGGTGTTTCTGGTGCATGGAAGCGGATTTCAAGAAAGTGGAAGGCGTCATTACGGTTGTTTCCGGTTACACCGGAGGGCACACTGAAAATCCCACCTACGGAGAGGTTTGCCATGGCGACACCGGTCATGTGGAGGCCGTACAGGTGCATTACGATCCCAAAAAAATCTCCTATGAGAAGTTGCTGGATATCTTCTGGAGGCATGTGGACCCGACGGATGCGCGCGGTCAGTTTGTGGACAGGGGGACTCAATACCGGACTGCCGTCTTCTATCACAATGATCGGCAGAGAGAACTTGCAGAGATCTCAAAACAGTCTCTCGACCGTTCCGGGAAATTTGACAGCCCGATCGTCACAGACATCCTGCCGCTGGCCACATTTTACCCGGCCGAAGATTACCATCAGGATTACCACAAGAAAGATCCGATGCAGTATCGGCAATATCGACTGGGATCGGGGAGGGATAGGTTCATTCAAAAGATATGGGACACACCAGAAAAGGGGGCTGAAAAAGGCCGGTAG
- a CDS encoding sigma 54-interacting transcriptional regulator yields MESVKKHYQTILDSIADGVFTVDLNWRITSFNKAAETITGISREEAVGRPCSDVFRADVCKTDCTLSHTIRTQMPVRNMPVHIVRADQKILPISVNTNLLKNDSGEVIGGVETFRDLTVVNRLRRELLKQHSFEDIVSKNGKMLRVFSVLPQIAASNSTILIQGASGTGKELIARAIHNNSPKKNGPFIAVNCGALPETLCESELFGYMAGAFTDAKKDKPGRFALAQNGTILLDEIGDISPAVQVRLLRVLEEKMFEPLGSTKTVETNARVIAATHRNLEELTREGRFRQDLYYRINVIRVHLPELRERKEDIPILVDHFIERFNQLNGKKILGLSQEAMAALMLYDWPGNIRELENAIEHAFVLSQGDMILLQHLPEELIPQNHSILAPTGFTLQEIEKRTIEQTLQRNQWKKMATARELGIDKNTLRRKIQRHGIME; encoded by the coding sequence GTGGAATCGGTCAAAAAACATTACCAAACCATATTGGACAGTATCGCCGACGGCGTCTTTACGGTGGATTTGAACTGGCGGATCACCTCCTTCAACAAGGCAGCGGAGACAATAACCGGCATTTCAAGAGAAGAGGCGGTCGGCAGGCCCTGTTCCGACGTTTTCAGGGCCGATGTCTGCAAGACCGACTGCACCCTCAGCCACACTATCCGTACGCAGATGCCGGTAAGAAATATGCCCGTTCATATTGTCCGGGCCGATCAAAAGATACTCCCCATCAGCGTCAACACGAACCTGCTGAAGAACGATTCGGGAGAGGTGATCGGCGGCGTTGAAACCTTCCGCGATCTGACCGTGGTGAATCGACTTCGCAGGGAACTCCTTAAGCAGCACTCATTTGAAGATATCGTCAGCAAAAACGGAAAGATGCTACGGGTCTTTTCCGTCCTTCCCCAGATCGCTGCAAGCAATTCCACTATTCTCATTCAAGGCGCCAGCGGTACCGGAAAAGAACTTATTGCCCGGGCCATACACAATAACAGCCCGAAAAAAAACGGCCCTTTTATCGCGGTCAACTGCGGCGCCCTGCCGGAAACCCTATGTGAATCCGAACTCTTCGGGTATATGGCCGGCGCGTTTACGGATGCCAAGAAGGACAAGCCGGGAAGATTCGCCCTGGCCCAGAACGGCACGATCCTATTGGATGAGATCGGCGACATATCGCCGGCGGTTCAGGTCCGCCTTCTGAGGGTTTTGGAAGAAAAGATGTTTGAACCGTTAGGGTCTACAAAGACCGTTGAGACCAACGCCCGGGTGATCGCCGCAACCCATCGAAACCTGGAAGAATTGACAAGGGAGGGCCGGTTTCGGCAGGATCTGTATTACCGCATCAACGTGATCAGGGTCCATTTGCCGGAATTGCGTGAGCGGAAGGAAGACATCCCGATCCTGGTGGATCATTTCATTGAGCGGTTCAACCAGTTGAATGGCAAAAAGATTCTGGGGTTAAGCCAGGAGGCGATGGCAGCCCTGATGCTTTACGACTGGCCGGGAAATATCCGAGAGCTGGAAAATGCCATCGAACATGCCTTTGTGCTTTCTCAGGGGGACATGATTCTTCTGCAGCACCTCCCCGAGGAGCTGATTCCGCAGAACCACTCCATACTGGCACCCACAGGCTTCACCCTTCAGGAGATTGAGAAGCGAACCATTGAA